One Bythopirellula goksoeyrii genomic window, CCACACCGCAGCAATCGCTGGCATTGGTGGCACTTGGAATCGGTTCTACTCAGCAAACACGTTGGGTACGGAGAATGTCATAGCTGCCTGCCGAAGGCATGGGGTTCAAAGCCTGGTCTACACAAGCAGTCCCAGCGTGACTTTCGCCGGTGGCGATCAATGTGGCGTGACCGAATGCGAGGCACCTATCGATTTGGCATGGCTTGAGAAAAACGAATGTCATTACTCCCGCAGCAAGGCGCTGGCAGAGCAGGGGGTACTAGCCGCTAACTGTGAGCAACTCGCCACCTGTGCATTGAGGCCGCACTTGATATGGGGACCGGGCGATCCGCATTTGGTGCCGCGACTAATCCATCGAGCAAAGAGTGGTCGGCTGCGTCGCGTAGGGGACGGCACGAATCTGGTCGATGTGATCCATGTCGAGAACGCCGCAAGGGCGCACCTGCAGGCAGCGGACTCCCTCGTCCGACCCGATTCACCCGTCGCAGGCAAGACTTATTTTTTGAGCCAGGGTGAGCCAGTCAACTGCTGGCAGTGGATCAACCAAATCTTGGCATTGGTGAACGTGCCCCCTGTGATCAAGTCGATTTCGCTCAAAAAGGCCTTGCGCATAGGTCAGGCGTGCGAATGGGGATATCGAATCGCCCGTTCCCAACAGGAGCCTCCCAT contains:
- a CDS encoding NAD-dependent epimerase/dehydratase family protein; its protein translation is MHTLVTGGGGFLGRAIVEQLLARGDQVRSFSRGVHAELTELGVEVVRGDIRDAEAVAQACEGIECVFHTAAIAGIGGTWNRFYSANTLGTENVIAACRRHGVQSLVYTSSPSVTFAGGDQCGVTECEAPIDLAWLEKNECHYSRSKALAEQGVLAANCEQLATCALRPHLIWGPGDPHLVPRLIHRAKSGRLRRVGDGTNLVDVIHVENAARAHLQAADSLVRPDSPVAGKTYFLSQGEPVNCWQWINQILALVNVPPVIKSISLKKALRIGQACEWGYRIARSQQEPPMTRFLAWQLASSHWFDISAARQDFGYQPLVSTAEGMQQLAAWLQPS